In bacterium, a genomic segment contains:
- a CDS encoding DUF2889 domain-containing protein encodes MDFETIRELAKHHKQSFGRILKCEMYRLENGRLLAITRLHDDFHDMNLAILLSDSYRIEEIAGKMDRIPQPCCETKPLEMLSSLKGIAVLERGGIRKVKERIPRNMSCTHIYEMLESTFRSIFVGSYSILGQKWDGVLNLEMEENRQLGIQSPVLADTCYAFNLESADPVVLERARKKVEEAHRKMAAIEAVKRGE; translated from the coding sequence ATGGACTTCGAGACGATCAGGGAACTGGCCAAGCACCACAAGCAGAGTTTCGGACGGATCCTCAAGTGCGAGATGTACAGGCTCGAGAACGGCCGACTGCTGGCGATCACGCGCCTTCACGACGATTTCCACGACATGAACTTGGCGATCCTCCTCTCCGATTCCTATCGCATCGAGGAGATCGCGGGAAAGATGGACCGCATCCCCCAGCCGTGCTGCGAGACGAAGCCCCTCGAGATGCTCTCGTCCCTGAAGGGGATCGCCGTCCTGGAGCGGGGGGGGATCAGGAAGGTGAAGGAGCGGATCCCCCGGAACATGAGCTGCACCCACATCTACGAGATGCTGGAGTCCACGTTCCGGTCGATTTTCGTGGGGAGTTACAGCATCCTCGGCCAGAAGTGGGACGGGGTGCTCAACCTCGAGATGGAGGAGAACCGCCAGCTCGGGATCCAGTCCCCGGTGCTGGCCGATACATGCTACGCCTTCAACCTGGAGTCGGCCGATCCCGTCGTCCTCGAGCGGGCCCGGAAGAAGGTCGAGGAGGCCCACCGGAAGATGGCGGCGATCGAGGCGGTCAAGCGGGGCGAGTGA
- a CDS encoding mucoidy inhibitor MuiA family protein: MRRTAFLFPLFLFSLLFPVSSGAVEEASPSRVDRVILYPDMAEVTRVAEVAATEGEVVLSGLTATLLPETVSAKVIRGSARIAGISVEDVFRPDPAEGRVRELSRLLEELTDGKRAVEGERENLKREKALLESGVAAVFSPAGGKERTRLTVAEIEASLALFRARGKGVDEAILARDRAAREADRKIDAVRKELEKINVPRPTQEKAVHLTLSTPGPCRIAVTYLVSSAGFSPRYDVRLSPTKGTLSFELAGEAWQRTGEEWKGTALTFSTMRPGRMAQLPPLPAWEIDFASPVPVYRETMSRPSMAKMASTEGQGDDATDRPAPAPSVSRRFASMEVTLPGRQDLSGVGERKTFSLARAEQKANVAWRAIPRVADGAYLSADGVNEGGLPILAAPATLFLDDAYVGMGAVKEVGEKAPFRVDFGRDEAVQVTRREISRVREDGGVFSKVKRVRFRYEIKVRNSRAEEVRLTVADRVPVPKHQDIVVKDLEITGGGKAGGQGEISWDLPLKPAESTVLGLSFTVEHPADKEIHGL, encoded by the coding sequence ATGCGACGCACCGCGTTCCTCTTCCCGCTGTTTCTCTTTTCCCTTCTCTTCCCTGTTTCTTCCGGGGCCGTCGAGGAGGCGTCACCCTCCCGCGTCGACCGCGTCATCCTTTACCCCGACATGGCGGAGGTCACCCGGGTTGCCGAGGTCGCGGCAACAGAGGGAGAGGTCGTCCTGTCCGGCCTGACCGCCACCCTCCTCCCGGAGACCGTATCCGCGAAGGTGATCCGGGGGTCCGCGCGGATCGCCGGCATCTCCGTCGAGGATGTCTTCCGTCCCGATCCGGCGGAAGGGCGTGTCCGGGAGCTTTCCCGCCTCCTCGAGGAACTGACGGACGGGAAGCGCGCCGTCGAGGGGGAGCGGGAGAACCTGAAACGCGAGAAGGCGCTGCTCGAAAGCGGGGTCGCCGCGGTCTTTTCGCCGGCCGGGGGGAAGGAGAGGACAAGATTGACGGTGGCGGAGATCGAGGCGTCCCTCGCCCTCTTCCGCGCGCGCGGAAAGGGGGTCGACGAGGCGATCCTTGCGCGGGACCGGGCGGCCCGCGAGGCGGACCGGAAGATCGACGCCGTCCGGAAGGAGCTGGAAAAGATCAACGTCCCTCGCCCCACGCAGGAAAAGGCGGTCCATCTCACGTTGTCGACCCCCGGTCCCTGCCGGATCGCCGTCACCTACCTCGTCTCCTCCGCCGGGTTCTCCCCGCGGTACGACGTCCGGCTCTCCCCCACGAAGGGGACGCTCTCGTTCGAACTGGCGGGCGAGGCGTGGCAGCGTACCGGGGAGGAGTGGAAGGGGACGGCCCTGACCTTCTCCACGATGCGCCCCGGGCGGATGGCCCAGCTCCCGCCCCTCCCCGCATGGGAGATCGACTTCGCTTCCCCGGTTCCCGTCTATCGGGAGACGATGAGCCGCCCATCGATGGCGAAGATGGCTTCGACGGAGGGGCAGGGAGACGATGCAACGGATCGTCCTGCGCCCGCCCCTTCCGTGTCGCGCCGCTTCGCTTCCATGGAGGTGACCCTCCCGGGGCGGCAGGATCTCTCCGGGGTGGGCGAGCGGAAAACCTTCTCCCTCGCGCGGGCCGAACAGAAGGCGAACGTCGCCTGGCGGGCGATCCCGCGGGTCGCGGACGGCGCGTACCTCTCCGCGGACGGAGTGAACGAGGGCGGCCTGCCGATCCTTGCCGCCCCGGCCACGCTCTTCCTCGACGACGCATACGTTGGCATGGGAGCGGTGAAGGAGGTCGGCGAAAAGGCTCCGTTCCGCGTCGACTTCGGCAGGGACGAGGCGGTGCAGGTCACGCGCAGGGAGATCTCCCGCGTTCGGGAGGACGGCGGGGTCTTCTCGAAAGTGAAGCGCGTCCGGTTCCGGTACGAGATCAAGGTGCGCAACTCGCGGGCGGAAGAGGTCCGCCTCACGGTTGCCGACCGGGTCCCCGTTCCGAAGCACCAGGACATCGTCGTGAAGGACCTCGAGATCACGGGGGGCGGGAAGGCCGGCGGGCAGGGGGAGATCTCTTGGGACCTTCCCCTCAAGCCGGCAGAATCTACGGTGCTGGGACTCTCCTTCACGGTGGAGCATCCGGCGGACAAGGAGATTCATGGGCTCTGA